The Falco naumanni isolate bFalNau1 chromosome 1, bFalNau1.pat, whole genome shotgun sequence genome window below encodes:
- the NKX3-2 gene encoding homeobox protein Nkx-3.2 → MAVRGGNALTPFSIQAILNKKEERARHAAGRPPPPGPAGGWRLCSAAEGPPLLAPAAARAPAPRTPAGWDSDSALSEDPEGERRAEENGAGGSARPAEATGGGRPATEEAQPPEAAERDAAGLSDSEMSAAVSDRSPPEEEDGAGKCGNLLPGEEEAAAPKPRKKRSRAAFSHAQVFELERRFNHQRYLSGPERADLAASLKLTETQVKIWFQNRRYKTKRRQMAADLLAAAPAAKKVAVKVLVRDDQRQYHPGEVLRPPSLLSLQPSYYYPYYCLPGWALSTCAAAAGTQ, encoded by the exons aTGGCCGTCCGCGGCGGCAACGCCCTGACGCCTTTCTCCATCCAGGCCATCCTCAACAAGAAGGAGGAGCGCGCCCGCCACGCGGCGGGGCGGCCACCGCCCCCGGGGCCGGCCGGCGGCTGGCGGCTGTGCAGCGCCGCAGAGGGCCCGCCGCTCCtcgcgcccgccgccgcccgcgcccccgccccacGGACGCCGGCGGGCTGGGACTCGGACTCGGCGCTCAGCGAGGACCCCGAGGGCGAGCGGCGCGCCGAGGAGAACGGCGCCGGTggcagcgcccgccccgccgaggccacgggcggggggcggccggcgaCGGAGGAGGCGCAGCCCCCGGAGGCGGCGGAGCGGGACGCCGCCGGCCTCAGTGACAGCGAGATGTCGGCCGCCGTCTCAG ATCGCAGCCCCCCGGAGGAGGAGGACGGAGCGGGCAAGTGCGGGAATCTGCTGCcgggggaggaggaggcggcggcgccgAAGCCGCGGAAGAAGCGCTCCCGCGCAGCCTTCTCCCACGCGCAGGTCTTCGAGCTGGAGCGGCGCTTCAACCACCAGCGGTACCTGTCGGGGCCCGAGCGGGCCGACCTGGCCGCCTCGCTGAAGCTCACCGAGACGCAGGTGAAGATCTGGTTCCAGAACCGGCGCTACAAGACCAAGCGGCGTCAGATGGCTGCTGACCTCCTGGctgccgcccccgccgccaAGAAGGTGGCCGTCAAGGTGCTGGTGCGGGATGACCAGAGACAGTACCACCCCGGTGAGGTGCTGCGGCCGCCCTCGCTgctctccctccagccctcctaCTACTACCCTTACTACTGCCTGCCTGGGTGGGCTTTGTCCACCTGCGCCGCAGCCGCCGGCACCCAGTGA